One window of the Camelina sativa cultivar DH55 chromosome 1, Cs, whole genome shotgun sequence genome contains the following:
- the LOC104722553 gene encoding classical arabinogalactan protein 27-like encodes MASSIMLTLIIFISLSSSLSISSLTTNTIPSSPTISPFDQQISPEIAPLLPSPAVSSTTQTIPSSSTLFQPENDDVLADPDPAFAPSASPPLSSLATPSSPAPQVLFSVVFAAASCFSLRLLAFSAL; translated from the coding sequence ATGGCTTCATCTATAATGCTAacactcatcatcttcatctctctctcctcatcACTTTCCATCTCTTCCCTGACGACAAACACGATCCCTTCTTCCCCAACAATCTCTCCCTTTGATCAACAGATCTCGCCGGAGATCGCTCCTCTCCTCCCTTCCCCCGCCGTCTCCTCCACCACTCAAACTatcccttcttcttcaacaCTTTTCCAACCAGAAAACGACGACGTTCTCGCTGATCCTGATCCCGCATTCGCTCCCTCCGCTTCTCCACCGCTTTCTTCTCTTGCTACTCCGTCTTCTCCAGCTCCCCAAGTTTTATTCTCCGTCGTCTTCGCCGCCGCCTCGTGTTTCTCGCTCCGTCTTCTTGCCTTTTCAGCTTTATAG
- the LOC104722464 gene encoding bifunctional 3-dehydroquinate dehydratase/shikimate dehydrogenase, chloroplastic, with protein sequence MAASSRLTYSPRLLSNPRRSPTSAANLNFSAADSSLRFKSNTFSAEFFSLQTRSVPVPVLFSDHRRRRCMEPTNVYVASNSTEVEIGSQEFVKNPSLICAPVMADSIGIMVLETFKAQELGADLVEVRLDWLKDFNPLEDLNTIIKKSPLPTLFTYRPKWEGGQYGGDEKERQDVLRLAMELGADYVDVELQVATEFIRSIEGKKPENFRVIVSSHNYENTPSVEDLNDLVARIQQTGADIVKIATTAVDITDVARMFHITSNAQVPTIGLTMGERGLMSRILCSKFGGYLTFGTLDSGKVSAPGQPTIKDLLDLYNFRTIGPDTEVYGIIGKPVSHSKSPIVHNQAFKSVGFNGVYVHLLVDNLASFLQVYSSAGFAGFSCTIPHKEDALECCDEVDPLAKSIGAVNTILRRKSDGKLLGYNTDCFGSISAIEDGLRSSGDPSSEPSSSSPLAGKTVVVIGAGGAGKALAYGAKEKGAKVVIANRTYERALELAEAIGGRALSLADLDSFHPEDGMILANTTSMGMQPNVSETPISKHALKHYALVFDAVYTPRITRLLREADECGAITVSGSEMFVRQAYEQFEIFTGLPAPKELFWQIMSKY encoded by the exons ATGGCTGCTTCTTCTCGTCTCACCTACTCTCCGCGTCTACTATCTAATCCACGACGCTCACCTACCTCCGCCGCCAACCTCAATTTCTCCGCCGCCGATTCATCTCTCCGCTTCAAATCCAATACCTTCTCCGCCGAGTTCTTTTCCCTGCAAACCAGGAGTGTGCCGGTTCCCGTTTTGTTTTCCGATCACCGGCGCCGGCGATGCATGGAACCCACCAACGTCTAT GTGGCTTCAAATTCCACGGAAGTGGAGATAGGAAGTCAAGAATTTGTGAAAAATCCGAGCTTGATTTGTGCTCCAGTGATGGCGGATTCAATAGGCATTATGGTGCTTGAAACTTTCAAAGCACAGGAATTGGGTGCTGACTTGGTGGAAGTTCGATTAGATTGGCTTAAGGATTTCAACCCTCTTGAGGATCTTAATACCATTATAAAGAAATCTCCTCTGCCTACTCTATTCACCTACAG GCCAAAATGGGAAGGTGGTCAATATGGAGGTGATGAAAAGGAGCGACAGGATGTGCTCCGGTTGGCCATGGAGTTGGGAGCTGATTACGTTGATGTTGAACTTCAG GTTGCAACTGAGTTCATCAGATCGATTGAAGGAAAGAAGCCTGAGAATTTCAGAGTAATTGTTTCATCGCACAACTATGAGAATACCCCTTCCGTTGAAGATCTCAATGACCTTGTTGCAAGAATACAACAGACTGGAGCCGACATAGTGAAGATTGCTACTACTGCTGTGGACATCACAGATGTTGCTCGCATGTTCCATATAACCTCAAATGCTCAA GTTCCCACAATTGGGCTTACTATGGGCGAAAGAGGTCTGATGTCTCGGATTCTTTGTTCCAAATTTGGTGGTTATTTGACCTTTGGCACCTTAGATTCTGGAAAAGTTTCTGCGCCAGGTCAACCAACGATCAAAGATCTGTTGGATCTTTACAACTTTAGAACAATTGGTCCTGACACAGAGGTGTATGGAATTATTGGCAAGCCTGTCAGTCACAGCAAATCACCTATTGTTCACAATCAAGCTTTCAAATCAGTTGGATTTAATGGAGTATATGTTCACTTGTTAGTTGATAATCTTGCAAGCTTTCTCCAAGTATACTCATCTGCTGGTTTCGCTGGATTCAG CTGTACAATTCCTCACAAAGAAGATGCGTTGGAATGTTGTGACGAGGTTGATCCACTGGCAAAG TCTATAGGAGCTGTGAACACTATACTAAGGAGAAAAAGCGACGGAAAGTTGTTGGGTTACAACACGGATTGTTTTGGTTCCATTTCTGCTATTGAGGATGGCTTGCGTA gCTCAGGTGATCCAAGCAGTgaaccttcctcttcttcgccATTAGCTGGTAAAACAGTGGTGGTTATTGGTGCTGGTGGAGCAGGCAAGGCACTTGCTTATGGTGCAAAAGAAAAGGGGGCCAAAGTTGTAATTGCTAATCGAACTTACG AACGAGCACTAGAACTCGCGGAAGCAATTGGAGGCAGAGCGTTATCTCTCGCGGATTTAGATAGCTTTCACCCAGAAGATGGCATGATTTTGGCCAACACCACATCCATGGGTATGCAACCAAATGTTAGTGAGACCCCCATTTCCAAG CATGCATTGAAGCACTACGCATTGGTATTTGATGCGGTCTACACTCCTAGAATCACCAGACTGTTACGAGAAGCAGACGAATGCGGAGCCATAACAGTCTCTGGCTCAGAGATGTTTGTCAGGCAGGCTTACGAGCAGTTTGAGATATTCACCGGTTTGCCTG